One Sphingomicrobium marinum genomic window carries:
- a CDS encoding outer membrane protein, giving the protein MKKLICAALATTAMVATPAQARDGSPYFALDGGVMTVNDVDLDIVGVGVENDLTNEYEDYGSTFSARVGYDFGAFRLEAEGNYSKIGVETTSFDPVLVAADISDFNSLPAQGDMSTFAGFANALIDLGDDDGFQFSAGGGVGFMSVDHDFALTQDFSVDDRDSGFAWQLLAEVRKAVSPNLDLGVRYRYLNGPEFTYDVAGLEVNGESPRGHSLMGSLTFNFGGATPPPPPPPPPPPPPPPPPPATQTCPDGSVILATEACPPPPPPPPPPPPPPEPERG; this is encoded by the coding sequence ATGAAAAAACTGATTTGTGCGGCTCTCGCAACGACTGCAATGGTGGCAACACCGGCGCAGGCCCGTGACGGCAGCCCTTATTTCGCTCTCGATGGCGGTGTGATGACCGTCAATGATGTCGACCTCGACATCGTCGGTGTAGGCGTCGAAAACGACCTCACAAACGAATATGAGGATTACGGCTCGACCTTCTCGGCCCGCGTGGGCTACGACTTCGGCGCGTTCCGCCTCGAAGCAGAAGGCAACTACAGCAAGATCGGCGTCGAAACGACTTCGTTCGATCCGGTCCTTGTCGCTGCCGACATTTCCGATTTCAACAGCCTGCCTGCACAGGGCGACATGAGCACCTTTGCGGGCTTTGCCAACGCGCTTATCGACCTTGGCGACGATGACGGCTTCCAGTTCAGCGCTGGTGGTGGTGTCGGCTTCATGTCGGTCGACCACGACTTTGCGCTGACGCAGGACTTTAGCGTTGATGACCGCGACAGCGGCTTTGCCTGGCAGCTGCTGGCCGAAGTGCGCAAGGCCGTCAGCCCCAACCTCGACCTGGGTGTCCGTTACCGTTACCTCAACGGGCCGGAATTCACCTATGACGTGGCTGGTCTTGAAGTGAACGGTGAAAGCCCGCGTGGCCACAGCCTGATGGGCTCGCTCACCTTCAACTTCGGTGGTGCAACGCCGCCGCCGCCGCCGCCGCCGCCTCCCCCGCCCCCGCCGCCTCCGCCGCCCCCGGCGACGCAGACGTGCCCGGACGGTTCGGTGATCCTGGCGACCGAGGCTTGCCCGCCGCCTCCGCCGCCTCCGCCTCCGCCCCCGCCGCCGCCTGAGCCCGAGCGCGGCTAA
- a CDS encoding NADPH:quinone oxidoreductase family protein has protein sequence MRTLRSHAPGGPETLQLDKVDSPSPGPGELLVDVKAAAINYPDVLIIQDLYQMRPPRPFAPGGEIAGTVAAVGDGVEGWSEGDRIIAVPGFGGLAEQIVIPAASAIPLPENIKFRDGAAFLLTYATSIHALYDRGELKEGENLLVLGAAGGVGLAAVELGKAKGARVVAAVSSPEKARAARDAGADDCIVYDRGPFDKEASKALAADFKKVAGGDGFDVIYDPVGGDYCEPALRSIAWEGRYLVIGFPAGIPKLPLNLTLLKSCDVRGVFWGAFAARDPKANAAHVKALFDLWAEGKINPRVTGTFPLEKGGEAIAAMAARKAIGKLVVTMD, from the coding sequence ATGCGCACGCTGCGCAGCCACGCACCGGGCGGGCCCGAGACGCTGCAGCTCGACAAAGTCGACAGCCCTTCGCCGGGTCCAGGTGAACTGCTGGTCGACGTGAAGGCGGCGGCGATCAACTATCCCGACGTGCTGATCATTCAGGACCTCTACCAGATGCGTCCGCCGCGTCCTTTCGCGCCCGGCGGCGAGATCGCGGGCACAGTCGCGGCCGTGGGTGACGGTGTCGAAGGCTGGAGCGAAGGCGATCGGATCATCGCGGTGCCGGGCTTTGGCGGGCTTGCCGAACAGATCGTCATTCCCGCGGCCAGCGCCATCCCGCTGCCCGAGAACATCAAGTTCAGGGACGGCGCGGCGTTTTTACTGACTTACGCCACGTCGATCCACGCGCTCTACGATCGCGGCGAGCTGAAGGAAGGTGAAAACCTGCTCGTGCTCGGTGCGGCGGGAGGCGTTGGGCTTGCGGCGGTCGAACTGGGCAAAGCCAAGGGGGCGCGCGTCGTCGCTGCGGTCTCGAGCCCCGAAAAAGCCCGCGCGGCGCGCGATGCGGGCGCCGACGACTGTATCGTCTACGACCGCGGACCCTTCGACAAGGAAGCGAGCAAGGCACTGGCCGCCGATTTCAAGAAGGTGGCGGGCGGCGACGGCTTCGATGTCATCTACGATCCCGTGGGCGGCGATTATTGCGAACCCGCCTTGCGCTCGATCGCGTGGGAAGGGCGATACCTGGTGATCGGGTTCCCTGCGGGCATCCCCAAGCTGCCGCTCAATCTCACGCTCCTGAAAAGCTGCGACGTGCGCGGGGTTTTCTGGGGTGCGTTTGCGGCGCGCGATCCCAAGGCCAACGCGGCGCACGTCAAAGCGCTGTTCGATTTGTGGGCCGAGGGAAAGATCAATCCGCGCGTGACCGGCACTTTCCCGCTTGAAAAAGGCGGCGAAGCCATCGCGGCCATGGCGGCGCGCAAGGCGATTGGAAAACTCGTCGTTACAATGGACTAG
- a CDS encoding 3-oxoacid CoA-transferase subunit B encodes MPWDRNQMAARAAEELEDGYFVNLGIGIPTLVANYIPDGKTVTLQSENGMLGIGPFPYEDEVDADLINAGKQTISELPQSSYFDSATSFAMIRGGHIDLTVLGAMEVSQDGDIANWMIPGKMIKGMGGAMDLVAGVKKIIVVMEHVSKNGDPKFKPECDLPLTGQNVVEMIITDLGVFHRKDHDSPFRLIELAPGVTVDEITEKTTASYEVDL; translated from the coding sequence ATGCCTTGGGATCGTAACCAGATGGCGGCGCGTGCCGCCGAGGAACTGGAAGACGGCTACTTCGTCAATCTGGGCATCGGCATTCCGACGCTGGTCGCCAATTATATCCCTGACGGCAAGACGGTGACCCTACAGTCGGAAAACGGCATGCTGGGTATCGGGCCTTTCCCCTACGAGGACGAGGTCGATGCCGATCTTATCAACGCCGGCAAGCAGACCATCAGCGAACTGCCGCAATCGAGCTATTTCGACAGCGCCACCAGCTTCGCGATGATCCGCGGCGGACATATCGACCTGACCGTGCTTGGCGCGATGGAAGTTTCGCAAGATGGCGACATCGCCAATTGGATGATCCCCGGCAAGATGATCAAGGGCATGGGCGGGGCAATGGACCTGGTGGCCGGGGTGAAGAAGATCATCGTGGTGATGGAGCACGTCTCCAAGAACGGTGATCCCAAGTTCAAACCCGAGTGCGACCTGCCGCTGACCGGGCAAAACGTCGTCGAAATGATCATTACCGACCTGGGTGTGTTCCACCGGAAAGACCATGACAGTCCGTTCCGCCTGATCGAACTGGCGCCCGGCGTCACGGTCGATGAGATCACGGAGAAGACCACCGCGAGTTACGAGGTCGATCTTTGA
- a CDS encoding DUF5076 domain-containing protein encodes MADATTIDIEPLGNMLDDSDEVVRIFMGREGPNTLLVNAETIDEPFALGMICVDLMKHGAMAFAQAKGIEAGDAFESIMAGLMAELQNPTDGEGEAN; translated from the coding sequence ATGGCCGACGCCACCACCATCGACATCGAGCCGCTCGGCAACATGCTGGACGACAGCGACGAAGTTGTCCGCATCTTCATGGGGCGCGAGGGCCCCAATACGCTGCTCGTCAATGCCGAGACGATCGACGAGCCTTTCGCGCTCGGGATGATTTGCGTCGACCTGATGAAGCACGGCGCAATGGCTTTCGCGCAGGCCAAGGGCATCGAAGCGGGCGACGCCTTCGAATCGATCATGGCCGGGCTGATGGCCGAACTGCAAAACCCTACCGACGGGGAAGGAGAAGCGAACTGA
- a CDS encoding Cif family virulence factor has protein sequence MRKLIGIAALAATAPGLAQDSGDEAAVQARIDAVYAVISGPVGEARDWDAMRSMMTENATLTPIGPNGPLPLSVDGYIERSEKLLMDSGFHELETGNRIEIFGNLAHVWSAYEGRAGSHDGNILVTGVNSFQLVKIDGEWKVNTILWQPAGPDLPVPADLAAKGDE, from the coding sequence ATGAGGAAGCTGATTGGTATTGCAGCGCTGGCCGCAACCGCGCCCGGGCTGGCGCAGGACAGCGGTGACGAAGCGGCCGTCCAGGCCCGCATCGACGCCGTCTATGCGGTGATTTCCGGCCCGGTCGGCGAAGCACGCGATTGGGACGCCATGCGCTCGATGATGACCGAGAACGCTACGCTGACCCCCATCGGCCCGAATGGTCCGCTCCCGCTTAGCGTGGATGGTTATATCGAGCGCTCCGAAAAGCTCCTCATGGACAGCGGCTTTCATGAACTCGAAACCGGCAACCGCATCGAGATTTTCGGCAATCTTGCCCATGTCTGGTCGGCCTATGAAGGCCGTGCCGGGAGCCATGATGGCAACATCCTCGTCACCGGTGTCAACAGCTTCCAGCTGGTGAAGATCGATGGCGAATGGAAAGTGAACACGATCCTTTGGCAGCCTGCCGGACCCGATCTTCCCGTTCCCGCCGATCTCGCGGCCAAGGGAGACGAATGA
- a CDS encoding CoA transferase subunit A: MKKIYDSAAEALDGLLRDDMLIAAGGFGLCGIPERLLDAIKDSGVQNLTFASNNAGIDNEGIGKLLRTKQVKKMISSYVGENKEFERQFLAKELEVEFCPQGTLAERMRAGGAGIPGFYTKTGVGTVVAEGKEHKDFPNRDGVNETYILERGIFADLSIVKGWKADEAGNLMFRKTARNFNLPAATCGKVCVAEVEEIVPVGSLDPDCIHLPAVFVNRMILGAPYDKKIEFVTTREREVA; encoded by the coding sequence ATGAAGAAGATCTACGACAGCGCTGCCGAAGCGCTCGATGGCTTGCTCCGGGACGACATGCTGATCGCAGCCGGCGGTTTCGGGCTGTGCGGTATCCCAGAACGACTTCTCGATGCGATCAAGGACAGCGGCGTCCAGAACCTTACCTTCGCATCCAACAATGCGGGCATCGACAACGAAGGCATCGGCAAGCTCCTGCGCACCAAGCAGGTAAAGAAGATGATCAGCTCCTATGTCGGCGAGAACAAGGAGTTCGAGCGCCAGTTCCTCGCCAAGGAGCTCGAGGTCGAATTCTGCCCGCAAGGCACGTTGGCGGAGCGCATGCGGGCGGGCGGGGCAGGGATCCCCGGGTTTTATACCAAGACGGGCGTCGGCACCGTGGTGGCCGAGGGCAAGGAGCATAAGGACTTCCCCAATCGCGATGGCGTCAACGAGACCTACATTCTTGAACGCGGCATCTTCGCCGACCTGTCGATCGTGAAGGGCTGGAAGGCGGACGAGGCTGGCAACCTCATGTTCCGCAAGACCGCAAGGAACTTCAACCTGCCTGCCGCCACGTGCGGCAAGGTATGCGTTGCCGAGGTCGAGGAAATCGTGCCGGTCGGCAGCCTCGATCCCGATTGCATCCATCTGCCCGCGGTGTTCGTCAATCGCATGATCCTTGGCGCGCCCTATGACAAGAAGATCGAGTTCGTGACGACGCGTGAAAGGGAAGTGGCATGA
- a CDS encoding SCP2 sterol-binding domain-containing protein, which translates to MTKQELVAKMQESNAWVDGKKVKMDFGDKGVVMLNGVDKQVSEDDGDADTTIKVAWDDWQAMADGQLDGMTAFMTGKLKVEGDMSNAMQLQGVLAKLKG; encoded by the coding sequence ATGACCAAGCAAGAACTCGTCGCCAAAATGCAGGAAAGCAACGCCTGGGTGGACGGCAAGAAGGTGAAGATGGACTTCGGCGACAAGGGAGTGGTCATGCTCAATGGCGTCGACAAGCAGGTCAGCGAAGATGACGGCGACGCCGATACCACGATCAAGGTCGCCTGGGATGACTGGCAGGCGATGGCCGATGGCCAGCTTGACGGCATGACCGCCTTCATGACCGGCAAGCTCAAGGTCGAGGGCGACATGTCCAACGCCATGCAACTGCAGGGCGTCCTCGCGAAGTTGAAAGGCTGA
- a CDS encoding NAD-dependent succinate-semialdehyde dehydrogenase: MTYQTDLKLFIDGAWRAGEGRDCHAVVNPATAATIAELPLATEADLDEALAAAHKAFPGWRDTPVEQRSAMLRKVGKHLKENAKEIGALLTQEQGKPVKEAVGEVYGAASMFDWYAEEIKRDYGRTLVRPVGQRSIVQHQAVGVVATFTPWNFPIYLLAKKVAAALAAGCTVISKPPEETPACTLAVAKAVEAAGIPQGVFQLVHGVPDMVSRHLIGSAIVRKVSFTGSVPVGKHLMKLASENLQRLTLELGGHAPVLVFDDVDLDKTLDMLVPQKFRNAGQVCVSPTRFTVHEKIYDDFVKGFAERTAKVQMGDGMNDDTQMGPLANARRPEAIEKLVEDARSKGAKILAGGERGGNGFFYKPTLIADASLDTDIMNQEPFGPVAVARPFSDLDDALEQANRLPFGLAAFAFTNDLKTANILGDRLEAGMVGINSFAISAADAPFGGVKDSGFGSEGGKEGLRTYQVAKAIHMG; encoded by the coding sequence ATGACTTATCAAACCGATCTCAAACTCTTTATCGATGGCGCATGGCGGGCGGGCGAAGGCCGCGATTGCCATGCCGTCGTCAATCCCGCCACCGCCGCCACGATCGCCGAGCTTCCGCTCGCGACCGAGGCCGACCTCGACGAAGCGCTCGCAGCGGCGCATAAAGCCTTCCCGGGCTGGCGCGATACGCCGGTCGAGCAGCGTTCGGCGATGCTCAGGAAAGTGGGCAAGCATCTCAAGGAAAACGCCAAGGAAATCGGCGCGCTACTGACGCAGGAACAGGGCAAACCGGTCAAGGAAGCCGTCGGCGAAGTCTATGGCGCTGCCTCGATGTTCGATTGGTACGCCGAGGAGATCAAACGCGATTACGGCCGCACGTTGGTGCGCCCGGTCGGCCAGCGGTCGATCGTTCAGCATCAGGCGGTTGGCGTCGTGGCGACCTTCACGCCGTGGAACTTCCCGATCTACCTGCTTGCCAAAAAGGTTGCTGCGGCCCTGGCTGCGGGCTGCACCGTCATCTCCAAGCCGCCCGAAGAAACGCCCGCCTGCACGCTTGCCGTCGCCAAGGCGGTCGAAGCTGCCGGCATTCCGCAAGGTGTGTTCCAGCTGGTCCACGGCGTGCCCGACATGGTGAGCCGCCACCTCATCGGCTCCGCCATCGTGCGCAAGGTCAGCTTCACGGGCTCGGTCCCGGTGGGCAAGCACCTGATGAAGCTGGCATCGGAAAATCTGCAGCGGCTGACGCTCGAGCTTGGCGGCCATGCGCCGGTGCTGGTGTTCGACGACGTCGATCTCGACAAGACGCTCGACATGCTGGTGCCGCAGAAGTTCCGCAATGCGGGCCAGGTCTGCGTCTCCCCCACCCGCTTCACGGTGCACGAAAAGATCTACGACGACTTCGTGAAGGGCTTCGCCGAGCGCACCGCGAAGGTCCAGATGGGCGATGGCATGAACGACGACACGCAGATGGGTCCGCTTGCCAACGCGCGGCGCCCCGAAGCGATCGAAAAGCTGGTCGAGGATGCACGGTCCAAGGGCGCCAAGATCCTCGCCGGGGGCGAGCGCGGCGGCAACGGCTTTTTCTACAAGCCGACTTTGATCGCGGACGCCTCGCTCGACACCGATATCATGAATCAGGAGCCGTTTGGCCCGGTTGCGGTGGCGCGCCCGTTCAGCGATCTCGACGATGCGCTCGAGCAGGCTAACCGCCTGCCGTTCGGGTTGGCCGCATTTGCTTTCACCAACGACCTCAAGACCGCGAATATTCTTGGCGACCGGCTGGAAGCCGGCATGGTCGGCATCAACAGTTTTGCCATTTCGGCCGCCGACGCGCCCTTCGGCGGCGTAAAGGATTCGGGCTTCGGTTCGGAAGGCGGCAAGGAGGGTCTACGCACCTACCAGGTCGCCAAGGCAATCCATATGGGCTGA
- a CDS encoding thiamine pyrophosphate-binding protein has protein sequence MNAKLPTRSGGQILIDQLKIQGVDRIFTVPGESFLDALDALHDADTIDTVVCRQEGGVTYMADADGKMTGRPGIAFVTRGPGATNASAGVHVAFQDSTPMILFVGGLDRRDKDREGFQEIDFPAFFGPIAKWAARIDDARRIPEYVARAFRVATAGRPGPVVLEIPEDMLTDEVETADRPAIPPIAQPPCAGAVGAMIDLLKDAVSPVAIVGGADWSPKAGHYFAEFATRVGLPVAASFRRQDAVVNDCPVYAGQLGYGPNPKLQQRIRDADLILAIGTRLGESTTEGYTLVTPDHPGQTLVHVHPDPNELGHVYHADLPICADMAEFAEMVADWLDDDLVPFSLGHEAHAEWLEWSTPQPRDGVVMDLGPCVAAMREALPANTIICNGAGNFSGWWHRYWHYGPQPTQLAPTSGTMGYGLPAAVAAALRFKDRPVVCVAGDGDFLMNGQELAVAAARGADLLVILVDNGGYGTIRMHQERDYPDRISATQLTNPDFVTLAQSFGGWGKRVESTDAFEPALKDAMGRSGIRLLHLITDINVITNSKMLKG, from the coding sequence ATGAATGCGAAGCTACCCACCCGCTCAGGCGGGCAAATCCTGATCGACCAGCTCAAGATCCAGGGCGTCGATCGCATCTTCACGGTCCCCGGCGAGAGCTTTCTCGACGCGCTCGATGCGCTCCACGATGCCGACACGATCGACACTGTCGTCTGCCGCCAGGAAGGTGGCGTAACCTACATGGCGGATGCCGATGGCAAGATGACGGGCAGGCCCGGAATCGCCTTTGTTACCCGCGGTCCGGGCGCGACGAACGCGTCGGCGGGCGTCCATGTGGCTTTCCAGGACTCCACCCCGATGATCTTGTTCGTCGGCGGGCTCGACCGGCGCGACAAGGACCGCGAGGGCTTCCAGGAGATCGACTTTCCCGCCTTCTTCGGACCGATCGCCAAATGGGCAGCGCGGATCGATGATGCGCGCCGCATCCCCGAATATGTCGCGCGCGCCTTCCGTGTCGCCACCGCAGGGAGACCGGGACCGGTGGTGCTCGAAATCCCCGAGGATATGCTCACCGACGAGGTGGAAACTGCCGATCGCCCCGCCATCCCGCCTATTGCCCAGCCGCCATGCGCCGGGGCCGTGGGCGCGATGATCGACCTACTTAAGGATGCGGTGAGCCCGGTTGCCATCGTTGGGGGCGCCGACTGGAGCCCCAAGGCGGGCCATTATTTCGCGGAATTCGCTACGCGCGTCGGGCTTCCCGTCGCCGCCTCGTTCCGCCGTCAGGATGCGGTGGTCAATGACTGTCCCGTCTATGCCGGCCAGCTCGGCTATGGCCCCAACCCCAAGTTGCAGCAGCGCATTCGCGATGCCGACCTGATTCTCGCGATCGGCACCCGTCTCGGCGAAAGTACTACCGAGGGCTATACGCTGGTGACTCCCGACCACCCGGGCCAGACACTGGTGCACGTCCATCCCGATCCCAACGAGCTTGGTCACGTCTACCACGCCGATCTGCCAATCTGCGCTGACATGGCGGAGTTCGCGGAAATGGTCGCCGATTGGCTTGACGATGACCTCGTGCCTTTCTCGCTCGGCCATGAAGCGCACGCCGAATGGCTTGAATGGTCGACGCCCCAGCCGCGTGACGGCGTGGTGATGGACCTGGGCCCCTGTGTCGCGGCAATGCGCGAAGCGCTTCCGGCCAACACCATCATCTGCAACGGCGCCGGCAACTTCTCGGGCTGGTGGCACCGCTATTGGCACTATGGTCCGCAGCCGACGCAGCTTGCGCCCACTAGCGGCACGATGGGCTATGGCCTTCCTGCCGCGGTGGCAGCCGCGCTACGCTTCAAGGACCGCCCGGTCGTTTGTGTTGCCGGGGACGGCGATTTCCTGATGAACGGCCAGGAATTGGCGGTTGCGGCGGCTCGCGGAGCCGACCTGCTAGTCATCCTCGTTGATAATGGCGGCTACGGCACGATCCGCATGCACCAGGAGCGCGACTATCCTGATCGGATCAGCGCCACGCAGCTGACCAACCCCGACTTCGTCACCTTGGCGCAAAGCTTCGGCGGCTGGGGCAAACGCGTGGAATCCACCGATGCGTTCGAACCGGCATTGAAGGATGCAATGGGCAGAAGCGGCATACGCCTGCTTCATCTCATCACCGATATAAACGTCATCACCAACAGCAAGATGCTGAAGGGCTGA
- a CDS encoding CsbD family protein, with the protein MGELKEKIKGNTNEAIGEMKQKSNDPEMRQEGREQETKGKAQQLKGEVEGALGNDV; encoded by the coding sequence ATGGGTGAACTGAAAGAAAAGATCAAAGGCAACACCAACGAAGCCATTGGCGAAATGAAGCAGAAGTCGAACGACCCCGAAATGCGCCAGGAAGGCCGCGAGCAGGAAACCAAGGGCAAGGCCCAGCAGCTCAAGGGTGAAGTTGAAGGGGCGCTCGGCAACGACGTCTAA
- the aroQ gene encoding type II 3-dehydroquinate dehydratase — MSSLPMILVLHGPNLDRLGRREPELYGDKSLKDVNAMIVDRAATLDVGVTMRQSNHEGQLIDWLYEAEDEGVEGVILNAAGFTHTSVALRDAIAAVNVPVIEVHLTNTAKREDFRQRSLIAPVCTGTISGFGVNSYLLALDAASRFEER, encoded by the coding sequence ATGAGTTCGCTACCGATGATTTTGGTCCTGCACGGGCCCAACCTCGACCGCCTTGGCCGGCGCGAGCCCGAGCTTTATGGGGACAAGAGCCTCAAGGACGTCAACGCGATGATCGTCGATCGTGCCGCCACGCTCGATGTCGGCGTGACGATGCGCCAGTCCAATCATGAAGGGCAGCTCATCGACTGGTTGTACGAAGCCGAGGACGAGGGCGTCGAAGGCGTCATCCTCAATGCCGCGGGCTTTACGCACACGTCGGTGGCGCTGCGCGATGCGATCGCCGCGGTGAATGTGCCGGTTATCGAAGTACATCTCACCAACACCGCCAAGCGCGAAGATTTTCGTCAACGCAGCCTGATTGCGCCCGTCTGCACGGGCACCATATCGGGCTTTGGCGTGAACAGCTATTTACTTGCTCTCGATGCCGCCAGCCGGTTCGAAGAGCGCTAG
- the accB gene encoding acetyl-CoA carboxylase biotin carboxyl carrier protein, protein MAEAKKSNGMRVDVKVVRELAKMLSDNDLTEIEVEDGERKVRVRREGTVYAAPAAPAPVAAAPAAPAQAPDAKHASPEQEQPAPGSAPTTDGDAVKSPMVGTAYLASEPGAANFVNEGDSVKEGDTLLIIEAMKVMNPINAPRSGTIKKILIADAQPVEFEQDLVVIG, encoded by the coding sequence ATGGCCGAAGCCAAGAAGAGCAATGGCATGCGTGTGGACGTCAAGGTCGTGCGCGAACTCGCCAAGATGCTGTCGGATAACGACCTTACCGAAATCGAAGTCGAGGATGGCGAACGCAAAGTACGCGTGCGCCGTGAAGGCACCGTCTACGCCGCGCCCGCAGCGCCGGCACCGGTTGCCGCAGCGCCCGCCGCCCCTGCGCAGGCGCCCGATGCAAAGCATGCCTCACCCGAACAGGAACAGCCTGCCCCCGGCAGCGCGCCCACGACCGACGGCGATGCGGTGAAATCGCCGATGGTCGGCACGGCCTATCTCGCGTCCGAGCCTGGCGCTGCCAACTTCGTCAACGAAGGCGACAGCGTGAAGGAAGGCGATACTCTTCTGATCATCGAGGCCATGAAGGTCATGAACCCGATCAACGCCCCGCGCTCCGGCACGATCAAGAAGATCCTCATCGCCGATGCGCAGCCCGTCGAATTCGAACAGGATCTGGTGGTCATCGGCTAA
- the accC gene encoding acetyl-CoA carboxylase biotin carboxylase subunit — MAIEKLLIANRGEIALRIHRACHEMGIKTVAVHSTADADAMHVRLADETVCIGPPPASDSYLNIPNIISAAEVTHADAIHPGYGFLSENAKFAEIVESHDIIWVGPKPEHIRVMGDKVEAKRTADKLGLPLVPGSDGALESVEEAKKLADEIGYPVIIKAASGGGGRGMKVVEDPDKLESLMSQAKSEANAAFGDPTVYMEKYLGDPRHIEFQVFGDGNGNAIHLGERDCSIQRRHQKVIEEAPSPVISAEQRKEMGDVVVKAMADMGYRGAGTIEFLYENGEFYFIEMNTRLQVEHPVTEMISGVDLVREQIHVAQGDGLTVSQDDIVLQGHAIECRINAENPKTFAPSPGRIDNYVAPGGMHVRVDSGLYAGYMVPPYYDSMIGKLIVYGRNRDSCILRLKRALEEFVVTGGGLKTNVPLHQEIIQTEAFKSGDYTIKWLEQWLKDQAD; from the coding sequence ATGGCGATCGAAAAGCTCCTGATTGCGAACCGCGGTGAAATCGCGCTGCGCATCCATCGCGCTTGTCACGAAATGGGTATCAAGACGGTGGCGGTTCATTCGACCGCCGATGCCGACGCGATGCACGTGCGCCTCGCCGACGAGACGGTATGCATCGGCCCGCCGCCGGCCAGCGACAGCTATCTCAACATTCCGAACATCATCTCGGCCGCCGAGGTGACGCACGCCGATGCGATCCACCCGGGCTATGGCTTCCTGTCGGAAAATGCCAAGTTTGCCGAGATCGTGGAAAGCCACGACATTATCTGGGTCGGCCCCAAGCCCGAACATATCCGCGTCATGGGCGACAAGGTCGAGGCCAAGCGCACCGCCGACAAGCTCGGGCTGCCGCTGGTGCCGGGTTCGGACGGCGCGCTCGAAAGCGTCGAGGAGGCCAAGAAACTCGCTGACGAGATCGGCTATCCCGTCATCATCAAGGCTGCCAGCGGCGGCGGCGGACGCGGGATGAAGGTTGTCGAGGATCCCGACAAGCTCGAAAGCCTGATGAGCCAGGCCAAGTCGGAAGCGAACGCCGCTTTTGGCGATCCGACCGTCTACATGGAAAAATACCTGGGTGATCCGCGCCATATCGAATTCCAGGTCTTCGGCGACGGTAATGGCAATGCCATCCATCTTGGCGAGCGCGATTGCTCGATCCAGCGTCGTCACCAGAAGGTGATCGAAGAAGCCCCCTCGCCCGTCATCAGCGCCGAGCAGCGCAAGGAAATGGGCGATGTGGTGGTCAAGGCGATGGCCGACATGGGTTATCGCGGTGCCGGCACGATCGAATTCCTCTACGAGAATGGCGAGTTCTACTTCATCGAGATGAACACTCGTCTCCAGGTCGAACATCCGGTCACCGAAATGATTTCGGGCGTCGATCTCGTACGCGAACAGATCCATGTCGCGCAGGGTGATGGGCTGACCGTCAGCCAGGACGATATCGTGCTTCAGGGCCACGCGATCGAATGCCGCATCAACGCCGAAAACCCCAAGACCTTTGCGCCCTCGCCAGGTCGGATCGACAATTATGTCGCGCCGGGCGGGATGCATGTGCGCGTCGATAGCGGGCTTTATGCGGGCTATATGGTGCCGCCTTATTACGACAGCATGATCGGCAAGCTGATCGTCTACGGCCGCAACCGCGATAGCTGCATCCTTCGGCTCAAGCGCGCTTTGGAGGAGTTCGTGGTGACGGGCGGCGGTTTGAAGACAAACGTGCCGCTGCACCAGGAGATCATCCAGACCGAAGCCTTCAAGTCGGGTGATTATACAATCAAATGGCTTGAACAGTGGCTCAAGGATCAAGCTGACTGA
- a CDS encoding ACT domain-containing protein has protein sequence MAGLKPQLAEEEHGFATIAHGQEWPRELVPVATFAEVEGTSVIAQMAMLEAVGLDHDGGWAKISLGYVSSLESVGLTARFAQALTEAGIPSNVVAAYYHDHLFVPWSRREDAMDILSKLEAPE, from the coding sequence ATGGCAGGACTGAAGCCGCAGCTTGCAGAAGAAGAACATGGTTTCGCCACCATCGCACACGGTCAGGAATGGCCGCGCGAACTGGTGCCGGTCGCGACATTCGCGGAGGTCGAAGGCACCAGCGTGATTGCACAGATGGCCATGCTCGAGGCCGTCGGACTCGACCATGACGGTGGCTGGGCAAAGATCTCGCTGGGCTACGTGAGCAGTCTCGAGAGTGTCGGCCTGACGGCCCGCTTCGCCCAGGCGCTGACCGAGGCAGGCATTCCCAGCAATGTCGTTGCCGCCTACTATCACGATCATCTGTTCGTACCTTGGAGCCGGCGCGAAGACGCAATGGACATTCTTTCCAAACTGGAGGCCCCTGAGTGA